In one Drosophila pseudoobscura strain MV-25-SWS-2005 chromosome X, UCI_Dpse_MV25, whole genome shotgun sequence genomic region, the following are encoded:
- the sdt gene encoding uncharacterized protein sdt isoform X1: MQGNSSRSTLSAQSSGTPSASTISSSQGKQQVVELSGYVIILVENVEGKIKLYGSPPDRDNLEVGDEILEVNGLSLENISRTEVIRHIHDCIKSCTICLRVRKKNDSRLAWDIGNSVQDAFVIAVEEHARERLQRLAALNRVTPVDITQLSKKLQQSGKSGTTTSQKPQDLSFLNDSTPIYVTSFTSNQITCCSSTMTTATAGGPISAPMLAPTTATCTMPTPAVEQQAASQGASALVSAAVAAATAADRNANSTTAAALKQQRQKQLPSSACNTATAISAVATSSSTSSATGQIYQASQAQQQQLQQLQQQLAAAAAAGKPLQAKSLLATSLQHLAEEVDNEDLDDDDDDVDGANYCGITYISYNNKHAQLPTTTLPASTTLPAAAATLATTAAIHQQRQQQTHAQTHNRPAPLQLCASDVQFVDAGTSTSPLLAATSIVTAADIALPPSGGHLHGTTTPKTEYSTAISSGQLQQAFAELQLQYSTNNNTSQQHQQHQQQQPQTQTQTHFHQQHLILSNNNNSNNSIASSGITTAAATAATAAATAASVMKNCDLLIANNLYPPRRELLDDVIVHQSSDVHAYNTNVATANSSNNRSQQQQQQLLSAAYEQQQQQLLQQQQQQLQHSPTSSISIGRTELLLGDQSLRQDSSRNRRRSGSSIVVLDGDDLKPCLPDDYISGQHHHLQQQQQHQQHPHQQQQQQQQQQQQQHYRTHSSDIREIDQEMLTMLSVNQDNGPHREMAVDCPDTFIARNKTPPRYPPPRPPQKHKTTKKNTNTTTTKNTTTTTISTFHNDDHANKLLIVAYHSSHRHEQQQQQQPQPQQQHKHHHQHTSTIVATIDDDVATQNLYNQKQQNKLEQIENYENCLQSEQQPPQPQQQTAGAVAATTTTTATNTTTQVAEQQTPCNNKMQQKTTSNSSNNNSGSGSGNGSSNMTDDFLCVVDGGLYRSQDSGSPTSTGTFDEVLSKHTLDSFGSIAYRHLHQQQPQQQQQQQQATSNGNSNSSGCGSGTTATPSKGQTPVDDQTLASSNTCHTSNTSNSNSLNSSNSSMHTSNSSTSHIASAASSSLTAPTSISNSNSSSGDSNGSSSTVPDDLSLAPPGYEPVVALLPPLPPMTKHRELPVDVPDSFIEIVKTPPRYPPPAHLSSRGSLLSNGSASTAQTTLSSLPPAPVAAVGPATAAVAATATATAAGGGGGSVSGIGGDAKRVSDELNGNVKPVPPPRDHLRVEKDGRLVNCSPAPQLPDRRAAGNGNGSSGSHSQQHHLQQLHHQQQQQHLHHQQQQQQIAQIVEPTLEQLDSIKKYQEQLRRRREEEERIAQQNEFLRNSLRGSRKLKALQDSATPGKAIAMAQQQQPAPTGLAAMPLPAGVENEAYLPDEDQAQPQLQPQPEQIDGYGELIAALTRLQSQLSKSGLSTLAGRVSAAHSVLASASVAHVLAARTAVLQRRRPRVSGPLHHNALGLQKDIVELLTQSNTAAAIELGNLLTSHEMEGLLLAHDRIANHTDGTPSPTPTPTPAGGLGSMSGASSPVLAAKRAAMAGGVVVPPPVVPVPSTLAQRGAMPLPRGESPPPPPLPMPMPMAMPMSACFGTLNDQNDNIRIIQIEKSTEPLGATVRNEGEAVVIGRIVRGGAAEKSGLLHEGDEILEVNGQELRGKTVNEVCALLGAMQGTLTFLIVPAGSPPSGGLGGLGLPGSLAGSGGPGSGLGAHRDTAVLHVRAHFDYDPEDDLYIPCRELGISFQKGDVLHVISREDPNWWQAYREGEEDQTLAGLIPSQSFQHQRETMKLAIAEEAGLARSRGKDGASSKGATLLCARKGRKKKKKASSEAGYPLYATTAPDETDPEEILTYEEVALYYPRATHKRPIVLIGPPNIGRHELRQRLMADSERFSAAVPHTSRARREGEVPGVDYHFITRQAFEADILARRFVEHGEYEKAYYGTSLEAIRTVVASGKICVLNLHPQSLKLLRASDLKPYVVLVAPPSLDKLRQKKLRNGEPFKEEELKDIIATARDMEARWGHLFDMIIINNDTERAYHQLLAEINSLEREPQWVPAQWVHNNRDES; the protein is encoded by the exons ctgcagcaaaGTGGAAAGAGCGGGACAACGACAAGCCAGAAGCCGCAGGATCTCAGTTTCCTGAACGACTCGACGCCCATCTATGTGACGTCCTTCACCAGCAACCAGATCACGTGCTGCAGCTCCACCATGACAACGGCCACGGCGGGCGGCCCCATCTCCGCCCCAATGCTGGCACCCACCACAGCGACCTGCACGATGCCCACGCCCGCCGTCGAGCAGCAGGCGGCCAGCCAGGGGGCCTCCGCACTGGTAAGTGCCGCTGTGGCAGCGGCCACCGCCGCCGATCGCAATGCCAACAGTACCACCGCAGCGGCCCTcaagcagcagaggcagaagcagctTCCGAGCTCCGCGTGCAACACCGCCACAGCGATCAGCGCCGTCGCGACAAGCAGCTCGACCAGCAGCGCCACCGGACAGATCTACCAGGCGAgccaggcccagcagcagcagctgcagcagctccagcagcagctggcggcggccgccgctgcGGGGAAGCCCCTCCAGGCCAAGTCCCTGCTCGCGACCAGCCTCCAGCATCTGGCCGAGGAGGTGGACAACGAGGAcctcgacgacgacgacgacgacgtggACGGGGCCAACTATTGCGGCATCACCTACATCTCGTACAACAACAAGCATGCCCAGCTGCCAACGACGACGCTGCCGGCCAGCACGACGCTcccggcggcggcggccaccCTCGCCACCACGGCGGCAAtccaccagcagcggcagcagcagacccaCGCCCAGACCCACAACCGCCCTGCCCCACTGCAGCTGTGTGCCAGCGATGTCCAGTTCGTGGATGCCGGCACCTCGACGTCGCCCCTGCTGGCCGCCACCAGTATTGTGACGGCAGCGGACATCGCCTTGCCGCCGAGCGGCGGCCATCTCCACGGCACAACGACGCCCAAGACCGAGTACTCGACGGCCATTTCCAGCGGACAGTTGCAGCAGGCCTTTGCcgagctgcagttgcagtacTCCACCAATAACAACACCtcacagcagcaccagcagcaccagcagcagcagccacagacacagacacagacacatttCCATCAGCAACATTTAATtttaagcaacaacaataatagcAATAATTCCATCGCATCCAGCGGCATCACGACAGCAGCGGCCacagcggcaacggcggcaGCCACAGCGGCATCCGTGATGAAGAATTGTGATCTACTGATAGCCAACAATCTGTATCCACCGAGACGAGAG TTACTAGATGACGTCATTGTTCATCAATCCAGCGATGTCCATGCATACAACACCAATGTAGCgacagccaacagcagcaacaatcgatcccagcagcagcagcagcaattgctGAGTGCCGCctacgagcagcagcagcaacaactcttgcaacagcagcagcagcagctgcaacacaGTCCCACAAGTAGCATATCAATAGGAAGAACAGAACTTTTATTGGGTGATCAGAGTCTGCGGCAGGACTCCAGCAG GAACCGCCGGCGCTCCGGCTCAAGCATAGTTGTCCTGGACGGTGATGATCTGAAGCCATGTCTCCCGGATGATTATATAAGTGGACAGCATCATcatttgcaacaacaacagcagcaccaacagcatccacaccagcagcagcagcaacagcaacagcaacagcagcagcagcactatcGCACGCATTCGAGCGACATAAGAGAGATTGACCAGGAAATGCTGACCATGCTGTCCGTGAATCAAGATAACG GACCACATCGTGAGATGGCCGTCGATTGTCCGGACACGTTCATAGCGCGCAACAAGACGCCACCCAGATATCCGCCACCCCGTCCACCGCAG aaacacaaaacCACCAagaaaaacaccaacaccaccaccaccaagaacaccaccaccaccaccatatCGACATTCCATAATGATGATCATGCTAACAAACTGTTAATTGTTGCATATCATTCTTCACATCGAcatgaacaacaacaacaacaacaaccacaaccacaacaacaacataaacACCATCATCAACACACATCAACAATTGTTGCAACCATCGATGATGATGTTGCCACACAAAATCTGTAcaatcaaaaacaacaaaataaattggaACAAATCGAAAACTATGAAAATTGCCTACAATCGgaacaacaaccaccacaaccacaacaacagacaGCGGGGGCagttgcagcaacaacaacaacaacagccacaaacaCAACCACACAAGTGGCAGAACAGCAGACGCCATGCAACaataaaatgcaacaaaagacaacgagcaacagcagcaacaacaacagcggtAGCGGTAGCGgtaacggcagcagcaacatgacAGATGACTTCCTCTGCGTGGTGGATGGCGGCCTCTATCGCAGCCAGGACTCTGGCTCGCCCACGTCGACAGGCACCTTCGACGAGGTCCTGAGCAAGCATACCCTGGACTCCTTCGGCAGCATTGCCTACCGCCActtgcaccagcagcagccgcagcaacagcagcagcaacagcaagcgACGAGTaacggcaacagcaatagcagcgGATGTGGCAGTGGAACCACTGCCACGCCCAGCAAGGGGCAAACGCCTGTGGACGATCAGaccttggccagcagcaacacgTGCCACACAAGCAACACAAGCAACAGCAATTCGctgaacagcagcaacagctccatgcacaccagcaacagcagcaccagtcaCATTGCAagtgccgcctcctcctcgctgACGGCCCCCACCAGCAttagcaatagcaacagcagcagcggggaCAGCAACGGGAGCAGCTCGACCGTGCCCGATGACCTAAGCCTTGCCCCACCCGGCTATGAGCCAGTGGTGGCACTGCTGCCGCCCCTGCCACCGATGACCAAGCACCGGGAGCTGCCCGTCGATGTGCCTGACAGCTTCATTGAGATCGTGAAGACGCCGCCGCGATATCCGCCGCCGGCACATCTCTCCTCGCGCGGATCGCTGCTCTCCAATGGCAGTGCCTCCACGGCCCAGACCACGCTCTCCtcgctgcctcctgcccctgtTGCCGCTGTGGggcctgccactgccgctgtcgctgccactgcaactgcaactgctgctggcggtggcggtgggaGTGTCAGTGGCATAGGCGGCGATGCGAAGCGGGTGTCTGATGAG CTCAATGGCAATGTCAAGCCCGTGCCACCGCCCCGAGATCATCTACGGGTGGAGAAGGATGGCCGGCTGGTCAACTGTTCGCCCGCCCCCCAACTGCCGGATCGTCGGGCAgcgggcaacggcaacggcagcagtggcagccacagtcAACAACACCACCTGCAGCAGTtgcaccaccaacagcagcagcagcatctgcaccaccagcagcagcagcagcagatcgcCCAGATTGTGGAGCCCACGCTGGAGCAGCTGGACAGCATCAAGAAGTACCAG GAGCAACTGCGCCGCCGacgcgaggaggaggagcgcaTCGCCCAGCAGAATGAGTTCCTCCGGAACAGTCTGCGCGGCTCTCGCAAGCTGAAGGCGCTCCAGGACTCGGCCACGCCCGGCAAGGCCATCGCcatggcccagcagcagcagccggcgcCGACGGGACTGGCAGCCATGCCCTTGCCCGCCGGTGTGGAGAACGAGGCGTATCTGCCGGATGAAGATCAGGCGCAGCCacagctgcagccgcagccagAGCAGATCGATG GCTACGGCGAGCTGATCGCGGCCCTCACCCGCCTCCAGAGCCAGCTGAGCAAGAGCGGCCTCAGCACGCTGGCCGGACGCGTCTCGGCAGCCCACAGCGTTCTGGCCAGCGCCAGTGTGGCCCACGTGCTGGCCGCCCGTACCGCCGTCCTGCAGCGCCGACGCCCCCGCGTCAGCGGCCCCCTGCACCACAACGCCCTCGGCCTGCAGAAGGACATCGTGGAGCTGCTCACCCAGTCGAACACCGCGGCGGCCATCGAGCTGGGCAACCTGCTCACCAGCCACGAGATGGAGGGCCTCCTGCTAGCCCACGACCGCATCGCCAACCACACGGACGGCACGCCCTCGCCCACGCCGACGCCCACACCCGCCGGTGGATTGGGTTCGATGAGCGGAGCCAGCAGTCCGGTGTTAGCGGCGAAGAGAGCGGCGATGGCCGGTGGGGTGGTGGTGCCACCACCGGTGGTCCCCGTCCCGTCAACGCTGGCGCAGCGCGGAGCAATGCCGCTGCCGCGGGGCGAGTCgcccccaccgccgccgctgccaatgccaatgcccatGGCCATGCCGATGAGTGCCTGCTTTGGAACGCTCAACGACCAGAACGACAACATCCGAATAATCCAGATCGAGAAGTCGACGGAGCCGCTGGGCGCCACCGTGCGCAATGAGGGTGAGGCGGTGGTCATTGGGCGGATCGTGCGCGGCGGAGCCGCCGAGAAGTCCGGCCTGCTCCACGAGGGCGACGAGATCCTGGAGGTGAACGGCCAGGAGCTGCGCGGCAAGACTGTGAACGAGGTGTGCGCCCTGCTCGGTGCGATGCAGGGCACGCTGACGTTCCTCATCGTGCCGGCGGGCAGTCCGCCGTCTGGGGGCCTTGGGGGCCTCGGCCTTCCCGGCAGCCTGGCCGGCAGCGGCGGACCCGGCTCGGGGCTGGGGGCACACCGGGACACGGCCGTTCTGCATGTACGGGCGCACTTCGACTACGACCCGGAGGACGATTTGTACATTCCGTGCCGGGAGCTGGGCATCAGCTTCCAGAAGGGCGATGTGCTGCACGTGATCAGCCGCGAGGACCCCAACTGGTGGCAGGCGTACCGCGAGGGCGAGGAGGACCAGACGCTGGCCGGCCTCATTCCTAGTCAGTCGTTTCAGCACCAGCGCGAGACCATGAAGCTGGCCATCGCCGAGGAGGCGGGCCTGGCCCGCTCCCGTGGCAAGGACGGGGCCAGCAGCAAGGGTGCCACCCTGCTCTGTGCGCGCAAGGGCcgcaaaaagaagaagaaggccaGCTCCGAGGCCGG CTATCCCTTGTACGCCACGACGGCGCCGGACGAGACCGATCCGGAGGAGATACTCACCTACGAGGAGGTGGCCCTGTACTATCCGCGGGCCACCCACAAGCGGCCCATCGTCCTGATCGGACCGCCCAACATCGGACGCCACGAGCTGCGCCAGCGCCTAATGGCGGACTCTGAGCGCTTCTCCGCCGCAGTGCCAC ACACATCACGTGCCCGGAGGGAGGGCGAGGTGCCCGGTGTCGACTATCACTTCATCACGCGCCAGGCCTTCGAAGCGGACATTCTGGCCCGTCGCTTCGTGGAGCACGGGGAGTACGAGAAGGCCTACTACG GCACATCACTGGAGGCCATACGAACGGTGGTGGCCAGCGGCAAGATCTGCGTCCTCAATCTGCATCCGCAGAGCCTGAAGCTGCTGCGAGCCTCCGACCTCAAGCCCTATGTGGTACTGGTGGCGCCCCCCAGCCTCGACAAGCTGCGGCAGAAGAAGCTGCGCAATGGGGAACCATTCAAG GAGGAAGAGCTCAAAGACATCATTGCCACGGCCAGGGACATGGAGGCCCGATGGGGGCATCTCTTCGAcatgatcatcatcaacaaTGACACGGAGCGCGCCTAccaccagctgctggccgAGATCAATTCGCTGGAGCGCGAGCCGCAGTGGGTGCCCGCCCAGTGGGTGCACAACAATCGGGACGAGTCATAG